The proteins below come from a single Bacillota bacterium genomic window:
- a CDS encoding MarR family transcriptional regulator: MLMSELSVLVRYSRIYSERRLAEHKVGFPEQVILMYLSSRNQVNQDAIAQFYMIDKGAIAKTISKMEDKKLLTRQQNPENRRENLISLTSKGWEILKVMQVALKEWDDYMSEGLSRKEIEEYERITKKMVSNVSKLKNWSECNE, encoded by the coding sequence ATGTTAATGAGTGAATTGTCTGTTTTGGTTCGATATAGCAGGATATATTCGGAAAGGAGGCTGGCAGAGCATAAGGTGGGTTTTCCCGAGCAGGTTATTTTAATGTATCTTTCTTCCCGGAATCAAGTGAACCAGGATGCCATCGCACAGTTTTACATGATCGATAAGGGGGCTATTGCCAAAACTATTAGCAAAATGGAAGACAAAAAGCTGTTAACTCGTCAGCAAAACCCTGAAAACAGAAGAGAAAATTTAATCTCCCTTACTTCAAAGGGCTGGGAAATATTAAAGGTAATGCAAGTAGCGCTGAAAGAATGGGATGACTATATGAGTGAGGGACTCAGTCGGAAAGAAATTGAGGAATATGAACGGATAACTAAGAAAATGGTGTCAAACGTATCTAAATTGAAAAATTGGAGTGAGTGCAATGAGTAA
- a CDS encoding ABC transporter ATP-binding protein, which translates to MNAVEIKGLTKKFKERTAVDSLDLTIEKGEFFALLGQNGAGKTTTIKMLSGLLTPTSGDALLLEKSIKKETAAVKQIINVSPQETAVAPKLSVKENLELIARIYGKSKNDATAKAKEMLETFNLEDRAKDKAKSLSGGMQRRLSIAMALISNPEILFLDEPTLGLDVRARRDMWQSISKLKGKVTIILTTHYLEEAEALADRIGIMNQGKMRIIGTAEQIKAATGKSTLEDAFLDLTDEEVEQ; encoded by the coding sequence ATGAACGCGGTTGAAATCAAAGGCTTAACTAAAAAATTCAAAGAAAGGACAGCGGTCGATTCACTTGATCTAACCATTGAAAAGGGTGAATTTTTTGCTCTCCTTGGACAAAACGGTGCAGGTAAAACGACAACCATAAAAATGCTTTCAGGTCTGCTTACCCCCACAAGCGGGGACGCGCTGCTTCTTGAAAAAAGTATAAAAAAAGAAACTGCTGCTGTAAAACAGATCATCAATGTTTCACCTCAGGAAACAGCTGTCGCTCCTAAACTATCTGTTAAAGAAAATCTTGAGTTGATTGCAAGAATCTATGGCAAAAGCAAAAACGATGCAACCGCTAAGGCAAAAGAAATGCTTGAAACTTTTAATCTTGAAGACCGTGCGAAAGACAAGGCTAAATCTTTATCTGGAGGTATGCAGCGAAGACTAAGTATTGCGATGGCTTTAATTTCTAACCCCGAAATATTATTTCTTGATGAGCCAACGCTTGGTCTTGATGTCCGTGCAAGAAGAGATATGTGGCAGTCAATAAGTAAACTAAAAGGGAAAGTCACTATTATACTCACAACGCATTATCTTGAGGAAGCGGAAGCTTTAGCCGACAGAATCGGCATTATGAACCAAGGAAAAATGCGGATAATCGGTACTGCAGAACAGATCAAAGCTGCAACAGGAAAGTCAACTCTAGAGGACGCTTTTCTAGATCTAACGGATGAGGAGGTCGAACAATGA
- a CDS encoding AbrB/MazE/SpoVT family DNA-binding domain-containing protein translates to MAPKGKHIFGTVKVGEKGQIVIPKEARDIFNIKPGDTLLVLGDEAQGLAIVKNNVFMELVDKILSSPKASKHEKEFANDVLDSQDKKEE, encoded by the coding sequence ATGGCACCTAAAGGTAAGCATATTTTCGGAACTGTCAAAGTCGGTGAAAAGGGGCAAATTGTCATTCCAAAAGAAGCGCGAGATATATTTAATATTAAACCGGGCGACACGCTTCTTGTTCTTGGCGATGAAGCCCAGGGACTAGCGATCGTAAAAAATAATGTATTTATGGAATTAGTAGACAAAATATTAAGTTCCCCAAAAGCTTCAAAACATGAAAAAGAATTTGCGAACGATGTGCTTGATTCGCAGGACAAGAAGGAAGAATAA
- a CDS encoding ABC transporter permease encodes MRSLVFSARNRKEIIRDPLSVIFGIGFPVILILMISFMNRSLKGMADIFQIANFAPGMSVFGLSFISLFLGMLIANDRGSSFLMRLFASPLTENDYIIGYTLPLLPIAVIQSVVCFITAFFFGLSLNLNIILAIIVLIPAALLFISFGLLMGSCFNSNQVGGISSILINVAAWLSGAWFPLKLIGGAFKKVCYALPFAHAVDATKAAIAGDYSEILPHLLWVIGYTIIIYILAIFAFKNKMKG; translated from the coding sequence ATGAGATCTTTAGTATTTTCAGCACGCAACCGCAAGGAAATCATAAGAGATCCTCTAAGTGTAATTTTCGGGATAGGATTTCCGGTAATACTCATACTTATGATTTCATTTATGAATCGAAGCCTTAAAGGAATGGCTGATATATTCCAAATTGCCAATTTTGCTCCGGGTATGTCTGTTTTCGGTTTATCTTTCATTTCTTTATTTTTGGGTATGCTTATTGCGAATGACAGAGGCAGCTCTTTTTTAATGAGATTATTTGCATCGCCGCTTACAGAAAATGATTACATAATCGGTTATACACTCCCGCTTTTGCCTATTGCCGTTATACAAAGCGTCGTTTGTTTCATAACCGCATTTTTCTTTGGTTTATCGCTGAACTTGAATATTATTCTTGCCATTATCGTACTAATTCCTGCCGCTTTACTTTTTATAAGCTTCGGGCTTTTGATGGGAAGCTGTTTTAACAGCAACCAAGTTGGCGGAATCAGCTCAATACTTATCAATGTTGCCGCTTGGCTTAGTGGAGCATGGTTTCCGCTCAAATTGATAGGTGGCGCATTTAAGAAAGTCTGTTACGCACTTCCGTTTGCGCATGCTGTAGACGCAACAAAAGCTGCCATTGCAGGTGATTACTCCGAGATTCTCCCCCACCTGCTTTGGGTGATCGGTTATACAATTATAATATATATACTAGCTATTTTTGCTTTTAAAAATAAAATGAAGGGCTGA